A genomic window from Salvia miltiorrhiza cultivar Shanhuang (shh) chromosome 5, IMPLAD_Smil_shh, whole genome shotgun sequence includes:
- the LOC131025177 gene encoding pentatricopeptide repeat-containing protein At1g01970 has translation MAYFAPKFSITPSPICTSAYKTSIPLRSSPFGARKPPDSHLLLAFNRGGDSGNGVREMERPPALKRVRASPNLSEEQKLAISQLPPKMTNRCKALMKQITCFSAENGSVPRMLAFWVRNTKPQRADWLAVLKELERLNHFLYFEVAEYAFTEESFEASIRDYTKIIHGYAKQDKLGEAERALEAMKNRGFMCDQVTLTALVHMYSKAGNLKLAEDTFEEMKLLGVPLDKRSYGSIVMAYIRAGKLTSAESSLREMEARQIYAPREVYKALLRAYSMLGDSQGAQRAFDAIQVAGIIPDAKVCGLLINAYVASGQTREARIAFENMRRSDLEPNDKCTALLLAAYEKENRLKEALDVLMELERDNVMLGKESSDLLVQWFRRLGVVEEVDRVLKDFASRMHEHVL, from the exons ATGGCTTATTTCGCGCCTAAATTTTCCATCACGCCCAGCCCCATCTGCACATCCGCCTACAAAACTTCCATTCCCCTTCGCAGCTCACCTTTCGGAGCTCGGAAACCCCCCGACTCCCACCTGCTTCTGGCTTTCAATCGCGGCGGAGATAGTGGAAATGGAGTTAGAGAGATGGAGAGACCACCGGCGCTGAAGCGGGTTAGGGCGAGCCCCAATTTGAGCGAGGAGCAGAAGCTTGCTATCTCTCAACTGCCGCCGAAGATGACGAATCGGTGCAAGGCGTTGATGAAGCAAATCACTTGCTTCTCAGCTGAAAATGGCAGCGTTCCTCGAATGTTGGCGTTTTGGGTGAGGAACACGAAGCCGCAGAGAGCCGATTGGCTTGCTGTTCTTAAAGAATTGGAGCGGTTGAATCATTTTCTCTATTTTGAG GTTGCTGAATACGCCTTTACAGAAGAATCGTTTGAAGCTAGCATTCGCGATTATACCAAGATCATTCACGGTTATGCAAAGCAAGACAAGCTGGGAGAAGCTGAACGCGCTCTAGAGGCCATGAAGAACCGAGGTTTCATGTGTGATCAGGTGACTCTAACTGCTCTAGTGCACATGTATAGCAAGGCCGGCAATCTCAAGCTGGCCGAAGACACGTTCGAGGAGATGAAGTTGCTTGGTGTGCCGCTGGACAAGAGATCCTATGGTTCGATCGTGATGGCCTACATCAGAGCTGGGAAACTAACCTCTGCAGAGAGCTCACTGAGAGAGATGGAAGCGCGACAAATCTATGCACCTCGAGAAGTCTACAAGGCGCTGCTGAGAGCATACTCGATGCTAGGCGACAGCCAAGGCGCTCAAAGGGCCTTTGACGCGATCCAGGTTGCAGGCATCATCCCCGATGCCAAGGTATGCGGGCTTCTGATAAACGCGTATGTTGCATCAGGGCAGACCCGTGAAGCTCGTATTGCATTCGAGAACATGAGAAGATCTGATCTCGAACCTAACGACAAATGCACGGCCTTGTTGCTGGCCGCCTACGAGAAGGAGAACCGGCTGAAAGAGGCGTTGGATGTGCTGATGGAGTTGGAAAGAGACAATGTGATGCTAGGGAAGGAGTCTTCGGATTTACTCGTGCAGTGGTTCCGTAGGCTAGGGGTCGTGGAGGAGGTCGACCGCGTGCTCAAGGATTTCGCTTCAAGGATGCACGAGCACGTTTTATAG
- the LOC131025178 gene encoding uncharacterized protein LOC131025178, translating into MDSLSSVSPSIVLPLRRHHHYHRRRPRCASFTCRKSVGGFGMSFDFRGRNQNARVCSKLGGEGEQEGENQRRDEELERALRMDGTIPGSSDEFVKQVSSRAYDMRRHLQQSFDSSSYDVLEANPWRETSKSVYVLTHQENQLCTMKTRRNRSEVEKELGLLFSKGGKQRNQSKQPGASTKFQMLVEDVREGVLVFEDQNEAARYCDLLQGGGQDCEGVAEIEASSVFDLCQKNRALAVLFRRGRTPPMPESLKLNLGARKHSLEDEEDLA; encoded by the exons ATGGATTCCCTGTCATCGGTATCACCGTCTATCGTGCTCCCgctccgccgccaccaccactaCCACCGCCGGCGGCCGAGGTGTGCGTCGTTTACATGCAGAAAATCCGTTGGCGGATTTGGAATGTCCTTTGATTTCCGTGGAAGGAACCAGAACGCGCGAGTTTGCTCCAAATTGGGCGGGGAAGGTGAACAGGAGGGAGAAAATCAACGGCGAGATGAGGAGTTGGAGAGAGCGCTGCGGATGGACGGCACGATCCCTGGATCTTCCGATGAGTTCGTGAAGCAGGTGTCGTCACGCGCTTATGATATGCGTCGGCATCTCCAGCAGAGTTTTGATAGCAGTAGCTACGATG TATTGGAGGCAAACCCTTGGCGAGAGACTTCAAAATCTGTCTATGTGCTGACTCACCAAGAAAACCAACTATGTACAATGAAAACTCGTAGAAATCGAAG TGAAGTTGAGAAAGAGCTTGGACTTCTGTTTTCTAAAGGAGGGAAGCAGAGAAATCAGTCGAAGCAGCCAGGAGCCAGTACCAAATTTCAGATGCTCGTTGAGGATGTCCGAGAGGGTGTACTG GTATTTGAAGATCAAAATGAAGCTGCAAGGTATTGTGATTTGCTTCAAGGAGGAGGGCAAGATTGCGAAGGTGTTGCAGAGATAGAAGCCTCATCA GTGTTTGATCTTTGCCAAAAGAACAGGGCTCTTGCTGTCTTGTTCCGTCGGGGTAGGACGCCACCTATGCCGGAAAGCCTTAAGCTTAACCTCGGGGCGCGTAAACACTCtctcgaagatgaagaagactTGGCTTGA
- the LOC131025179 gene encoding serine/threonine-protein kinase VIK-like translates to MSGGEGSSGHSAAGDAAPPPPPPADIEKKKEKARVSRTSLILWHAHQNDTAAVRKLLEEDPSLVAARDYDHRTPLHVAALHGWIDVAKCLIEFKADVNAQDRWKNTPLADAEGAKRSVMIELLKSHGGESYGQNGSHFEPRPVAPPLPNKCDWEIDPGELDFSNSTLVGKGSFGEILKASWRGTPVAVKRILPSLSDDRLVIQDFRHEVNLLVKLRHPNIVQFLGAVTDKKPLMLVTEYLRGGDLHQHLKGKGALNPSTAINFAMDIARGMAYLHSEPNVIIHRDLKPRNVLLVNSSADHLKVGDFGLSKLIRVKHSHDVYKMTGETGSYRYMAPEVFKHRKYDKKVDVFSFGMILYEMLEGDPPLSHYEPYEAARYVAEGHRPIFRSTKVIPELKELTAQCWSADMNQRPPFLEILKTLEKIKEAVPPDNHWHLFAS, encoded by the exons ATGAGCGGAGGCGAGGGCAGCTCGGGGCACTCTGCCGCCGGAGACgcggcgccgccgcccccgCCGCCGGCCGACAtagagaagaagaaagagaaggcGCGCGTGAGCCGGACGTCGCTGATTCTGTGGCACGCGCACCAGAACGACACCGCGGCGGTGCGGAAGCTGCTCGAGGAGGATCCGTCGCTGGTGGCCGCTAGAGACTACGACCACCGCACGCCGCTGCACGTGGCGGCGCTCCACGGCTGGATCGACGTCGCCAAGTGTCTTATTGAGTTCAAAGCAGATGTCAACGCTCAGGATCGCTGGAAAAACACT CCTCTAGCTGATGCTGAAGGAGCAAAAAGATCTGTCATGATTGAATTATTGAAATCCCATGGTGGAGAATCTTAT GGCCAGAATGGAAGTCATTTTGAACCAAGACCTGTAGCACCCCCTCTGCCCAACAAGTGTGACTGGGAGATAGACCCTGGAGAGCTGGACTTCTCTAACTCAACTCTTGTAGGGAAG GGTTCTTTTGGTGAGATACTAAAAGCTAGTTGGCGGGGAACACCAGTAGCTGTCAAGCGAATTCTTCCGAGCCTTTCAGATGACAGATTAGTGAT TCAGGACTTCAGACATGAGGTCAATTTGCTGGTGAAGCTTCGTCATCCAAATATTGTCCAGTTTCTAGGTGCTGTTACTGACAAGAAGCCCTTAATGTTAGTGACAGAGTACTTGAGAGGG GGTGATCTGCATCAACATCTAAAGGGAAAAGGGGCCTTGAATCCATCAACTGCAATCAATTTTGCAATGGATATTGCCAG AGGCATGGCGTATCTCCACAGTGAGCCAAATGTTATAATACACAGAGATCTTAAACCGAG GAATGTTCTACTTGTCAATAGCAGTGCCGACCATCTAAAAGTGGGAGATTTTGGGTTAAGCAAGCTCATCAGGGTAAAACATTCTCATGATGTTTACAAGATGACCGGCGAGACTGGAAGCT ACCGTTACATGGCGCCTGAAGTCTTCAAGCATAGGAAATATGACAAGAAAGTCGATGTTTTTTCTTTCGGGATGATCTTATATGAG ATGCTCGAGGGAGACCCTCCGTTGTCGCATTATGAACCATACGAAGCAGCTAGATATGTAGCAGAAGGACACAGGCCAATATTTAGGTCAACAAAAGTTATCCCTGAACTAAAAGA GTTGACTGCTCAGTGCTGGTCTGCAGACATGAACCAGAGGCCACCTTTCTTGGAGATTTTGAAGACTCTTGAAAAGATAAAGGAAGCAGTACCCCCTGATAATCACTGGCACCTATTCGCGTCGTGA
- the LOC131025181 gene encoding transmembrane emp24 domain-containing protein p24delta9-like — MNLGIKIERGDVFVALAAIWLLVTRVESIRFDLETGHTKCIAEDIKTNSMTVGKYQVVNYNEGLPLPDSHKITIRVTSAYGNNYHYAENVVWGHFAFQATDGGDYMACFFAAETRPSTFMTVDFEWKSGVAAKDWSNIAKKGSIAAMEIELQRMYDTVQSIHDEIYYLREREREMQQLNISTNSKMAWLSFLSLLVSLSVTGLQLWHLKSFFQKKKLI, encoded by the exons ATGAATTTGGGGATTAAAATCGAAAGAGGAGATGTGTTTGTGGCTTTGGCTGCGATTTGGTTGTTAGTGACGCGGGTCGAATCGATCCGATTCGATCTGGAAACGGGTCACACCAAATGCATAGCGGAAGATATCAAGACCAATTCAATGACCGTCGGAAAATACCAAGTCGTCAACTATAATGAAGGCTTGCCTTTGCCAGATTCCCATAAAATCACTATTCGG GTTACCTCAGCATACGGGAACAACTATCACTACGCAGAAAATGTGGTTTGGGGGCATTTTGCGTTTCAGGCGACGGATGGCGGTGATTACATGGCGTGCTTCTTCGCTGCTGAGACGAGACCTTCGACTTTTATGACCGTAGACTTTGAATGGAAGTCGGGCGTTGCAGCCAAGGACTGGAGCAATATTGCCAAGAAAGGCTCCATTGCG GCAATGGAGATCGAGCTGCAGAGAATGTACGATACAGTCCAATCCATTCACGACGAGATATATTATCTACGCGAAAG GGAAAGAGAAATGCAGCAGCTAAATATATCTACCAACTCCAAAATGGCTTGGTTGAGTTTTCTGTCTCTTCTTGTTTCCTTATCTGTCACAGGGCTGCAGCTCTGGCATTTGAAGTCATTCTTCCAAAAGAAGAAGCTTATTTAA
- the LOC131025182 gene encoding uncharacterized protein LOC131025182, whose protein sequence is MEHFSSQANPSSTSTASSRAMSPSNSLQSDQSKPGSDPADRPEALIRESPDPPKPDEKSPISEDSTGEGGGGGDGEGVEEEEEGECGFCLFMKAGGCRETFTDWEKCVEEGEKNKEDIVEKCFQATSALRKCMEAHSDYYAPLLEAEEAAVKQLEAEKEKETEKSTDQAAEEKSDDSEKKAAT, encoded by the coding sequence ATGGAGCACTTCTCCTCACAAGCAAACCCTAGCTCCACCTCCACCGCTTCCAGCCGCGCGATGTCTCCTTCAAATTCACTCCAATCCGACCAATCCAAACCCGGATCCGATCCCGCAGACCGCCCCGAAGCCCTAATTCGAGAGTCCCCTGATCCACCCAAACCAGACGAAAAATCCCCAATTTCGGAAGATTCGACCGGAgaagggggcggcggcggcgatggagaaggagtggaggaggaggaggagggcgaGTGCGGATTCTGCTTGTTCATGAAAGCGGGCGGTTGCAGAGAGACGTTCACTGATTGGGAGAAGTGCGTGGAGGAAGGGGAGAAGAACAAGGAGGATATCGTGGAGAAATGCTTTCAGGCGACGTCTGCTCTGAGGAAGTGTATGGAGGCGCACTCCGATTACTACGCGCCGCTGCTGGAGGCGGAGGAGGCGGCGGTGAAGCAGCTGGAggcggagaaggagaaggagacgGAGAAATCGACCGATCAAGCGGCGGAAGAGAAATCGGATGATTCTGAGAAGAAGGCAGCGACTTGA